ttggcatcaggttaaagcgatagccggccaacgctcaggatggagatctttcaagtcggccctttgcaccggaggtgtacaggatccctaagtaagtaagtaagttagcCTCAGGATATACgagtgcaaaaatggtaacttggcttagaaaccttgcactttataactgtggaagtgctgaatgaacactaagctgcgaggcggcaatgtctctgagggggatgtaatgcacataaaaagaagaagaagaattgaagGTCAAATGCCAATTCCTTGTTGATGGGTTTTGTTgtcagattctccaggaatccgATGTATATAACTTACCCAAATGTGATCCATAAACATACTTAAATGCAGTACGTACAGTGTATATTGTCAGCTTTATGCAATGTATAATAGGTATATCACACTTTTCTTAATGCTCTAGTTTTTACAGCGTTCCGGCTTTTCCTTTCAACACCCTGTTTTAAACTTTCACGAGAGTTGACCCAGATTGCAATATTTGTACCGTATCTACATACGATGCCATCAAATGCGATGCCGTATTCGTCAAACTTTATTTATCGCACCATTGAAGGAAAAACTCACTTTTCCATGCAGTGCCGCAATTGTGGTTCTGGAATTTACCAGATCGTTAGAGAAATTCACTGTCCAAGTGTTCCTTTCACTTATCGAATGAGAACAATCTCAGTCACGTTTTCGcatacagttttttttatttctcacactAACCACATGGTGCAAAGTTTCCGTCACCCATTTAACGATGCAGTATACAGACCGGGTCAGACTGCTCAAACGAAACACCCGCGGTAGACACGATAATTCACGGCGAATCACGTTCCGCACACATCGGGAAACCCTCGAGTGGAAATGTAACTAGAACAGAGCAGACGCGTCGCTGTGAAATTTAGCCACGAGGTTTTCCGTACGCCAGCCGACTAACGAATGAGACCAACCCCCCATTCGGGACGTGCTGAAAATGCTGAAAAGTGTCTCACTCAACAATCGTTGGTCGGTTGTTCTCTGTCCATCTTCGTCACGAGATTTGTTATTCTTCAACCGGGATAAATGGTGATGAAAACAGGCCCCTGCAAAATCGCTGCTTCGTGTTTTTGTGCTTTTGTCGTGACATTACTTTCCATCCGAGTGACCGTCTGCTTTCAACGGTACTGGATATAGCCAATGTGAGACTTAGGTCATATCGGGTTGATCCATCATTCCGGGCTGTGATCTTCCTGTGACCATATCATGTATATTGTACAATGTACATACTTGAGTTAAGGCTATTCTACAACGTGCGTCAGGTCCTGTCACATCAATCCAAAACGGTCCAACGGCGCACATATCTTGTGACAAGCACGAGCATTTTTTCAACGAATACAAGAAGATTGTCAACTTTAAAAAGAAACCTGCCTTCCTCGCCTAATTGGCAGCGCTTAGACCGTCGTCAATTTGGCGCGGAATTTGTCAATTATTTCAATCTACTCTTACGTCATGCCTTTGACGATCTTGGAAAGAATTTGCTTTGCATTCTGTTTAATCAACATGTTCTCTGATAAGCGACAACAAGAGAAACTGATTTTCGTCCATGATTTCTTCACACCCTAGGTTCTTAACCGAAGTAACGTGCATTTGTTATAAATGCAGCGTATGAGAACTTACATTCTGAGTCTGTTTCGATACAAATGAGTGTCGCTTTCATTGGTATTTAAAACCTATCACGGAAATTTAGACGACGGTTATTTGAAAAGGAAAATATACTTCATAGTTATGGGCAAAGTTTTTACTTTCTTTGCACGAGGTTCAGTAAttaggaaattttctgaaattcaaTTCTGTTATTCAAAAAAAAGAAGCTTTAGAACGAACGAAATTAACACAcctgagaaaatcattcaatttcaaaacgAGTTTAAAATCTGGAAATAAACCCTAAAATTTCATAACACAAATAATAAGACACTTTCTAAAACTTTAAaactgaaaatctgaaaatagtaCGAGGAATCTataaaatctaaataaatgtGTGTGCTTCATCACTTTTTGGTTAGCGACGACAAGCTGAATGCTGCAGAGTATAGATCCAATTCCAGAAGTTTGATCAAGAACACATATAAGCTTTTCCCAGAGCCCAAATTCTACTTCTTGTTCCGTCTTtaaaattattcatttatttttgcgATTCGAGCTTTGTACAATAGTGTTCCAGAATCATTTCCATCCAACTTGTACTCAATCGTACAAAAACAATCAGTACCTTGGGCTCCTCGGCTCTTTGTGGATGAAGATTGAACAACTCGTTCATATTGGCGAGTTATGAAGTTATGCAGTCATATAAATATTCAATCATTGCCCTGATCAACAACTCAATTAGGACCACCTGCATATTGAATAAATTATAGCAATTTGTGACTGCCTTGCATAACGTCATATCGCAAACAAGTCTATAAATTTAGGGCCCCGACTCGTGAACTGATCAAAAAACACGCAATGGAAGTGAGAAAACTGTTCTGCATGTGGATCTTCTTTTTGTTCAGCTCTGCCATCCAATCATTTGATTGGGTACAATTCTACGAAATATCTAATTCGTACTTTCAGGCGCGGCACATTAAGCTGATAACTGTGGTAAATTGTTTCTATGCAGAggataattttcaattgatgaaAAAGTATCTGGAGGCCGGATTCACTGTGCATTTACTGAACGATTTTGACAATTTCAATGTGTCGTGGAATGGAAACAGCGGAGTTGCAGTAGATGGTTCATGTGAGGATAAATTGAGAACTTTACTGAGAATCAGTTATCTCAATGAGTTCATGCAGACTCACATTTTCTGGATGTTTCTTATCGATGCACAAGAATCTGCTGACGATAAACCTAGCTTCGTTGAGGAAATTAAAACGCGATACAATGGAGACTTAAGACATGTGGAAGTTTTGCCTGGAAGCAATGCAGTTGTTGGAATACTCCAGTCGTCTTGGATGATATTCGATGTGCATAAAAAACATAGTAAGGGTGACCTGGTATTCATAGAAGTATGCTACCGTGGTCGAGATCTGGCAAACCTCACCAACATGCATCACGCATTGCGTCGTTTCGATAGGAACTCAAAAGAACGAAAGAACTTACGCGGATACGCCATGCCTACAGGGGTAGCGGTGAGTATGTCGTCTATAATCCTTCCTCATCaaccttcacaaaaaaaaacttgggttCGCTACAGATCACCGTTCCCGAAACCCACACTGGGATCAGCGACACTTCGGATACCATCCACGATCAGTTTGCCAAAGCTAATTTTCCTCTAGTGAAGGAGCTGATGTACGATATGAACTTCACTCTGAACATGATTCAGGTTGACCAAGGTGGATGGAAAACAAATGGCACCTTCAACGGACTGATGGGTTTATTCCAAAACCGAACCGTTGAGCTTGCAGGAATGGGTAACCTAATGCGGTCCGAAAGAATGGAAGTGGTAGATTTTACCATTGTAACACTACTGTTGAAGACCAGCGTTATCTTCAAACAACCTCCACTATCACTGGTttccaacatctttgagttacCGTTCAGTGGTGAGGTGTGGCTCAGCTGTCTGGGATTCATAATCGCTTGTTGGATAACGATGATGAGCTTCAGGTTCATTTCCAGGCTGGAACTCCTAACTCCGGCAGACTCTTTAACCTTCATCATCGGAACCATGTGTCAACAGAGTATCGATCTGGCCTCTTACTTCAACTCAACAAAATTCCTATTCTTTGTAGCCAAGCTAGCAAGTTTCTTCATTTTTACTGCTTATTCGGCAACGATCGTAGCGTTGCTTCAAAGTCCTAGCAAAGCCATCACATCGGTCGATGACTTGACGGCTTCACCATTGAAAGTCGGAGCCATGGATGTTGTCTACGTGTGGGTTTACTTCAACGAAAGCAAGGATCCTCAAGTGCAGAGACTGTTCCGCAAGAAGATCAAACCTTTTGGGAAGAAGGCCCTCATCGAAGCTGAAGTTGGAATGAAACGAGTTAAGGATGAGTTATATGCATTTCAGGTACGAGTGGCTTAGTTTATTATGTGTTGATTGATTTAACCACTAACAAACTTCTCTCTAATCACAGACTGAGGTGAATGCAGCCTATCACCTGATCAAAGAGACGTTCACTCCACAGGACACCTGTAAGATCCATGAATTGGAAGCGATTAAGGTAGCGCCCTTCTCCATCCCTGTTAAAAAGGGAAGCAAGTATCGAAACCTATTCCGTCAGCGGCTTATATGGCAGATGGAGGTCGGAATTATACACCGCACGCATATGATCTGGGTTGCCCAGAAACCAAAATGCGAGTCCGGAGTCGCTGCGTTTAACTCGGTTGGTTTGCATGAGTTGCGATCTCTGTACATTTTTCTGGGAATCGGTCTAGCAGTCGCATTGAGTATATTGGGCGCTGAATTGTATTGGATGAGGAGATTGCAGATGAAACTTTCGAATTACGTTGACGTTGACGAACCAAAAATGGATAATCAAAGTGCCTTTAAACTAGTTTACCAAGGTTATTTGCACTGAAATACGCATTTGtgtaaaatagtattttttgcaAAGCAGCCGCCAGCCGATTGCCTTTGTGAATAAAACAAATCTTCGTTGAACAGCTATTTTTAGGAGCCATTAAGCACCGCAATGTAGTAAATCAACAATATGTCTATTTTCTGCTCACCCGCTCCCCATATCGCGAGTTATTGACAAAGGCAGACATTCTAAAATTGACTCATTGACGTTTTTGACATGCATTACCCATTTGTCCATTGTCGAAAGTCAAAAATATCTTTAGGGGGCGGAAAACCTGGCTAGGTCAAAC
The nucleotide sequence above comes from Armigeres subalbatus isolate Guangzhou_Male chromosome 3, GZ_Asu_2, whole genome shotgun sequence. Encoded proteins:
- the LOC134222094 gene encoding uncharacterized protein LOC134222094, with the translated sequence MIFDVHKKHSKGDLVFIEVCYRGRDLANLTNMHHALRRFDRNSKERKNLRGYAMPTGVAITVPETHTGISDTSDTIHDQFAKANFPLVKELMYDMNFTLNMIQVDQGGWKTNGTFNGLMGLFQNRTVELAGMGNLMRSERMEVVDFTIVTLLLKTSVIFKQPPLSLVSNIFELPFSGEVWLSCLGFIIACWITMMSFRFISRLELLTPADSLTFIIGTMCQQSIDLASYFNSTKFLFFVAKLASFFIFTAYSATIVALLQSPSKAITSVDDLTASPLKVGAMDVVYVWVYFNESKDPQVQRLFRKKIKPFGKKALIEAEVGMKRVKDELYAFQTEVNAAYHLIKETFTPQDTCKIHELEAIKVAPFSIPVKKGSKYRNLFRQRLIWQMEVGIIHRTHMIWVAQKPKCESGVAAFNSVGLHELRSLYIFLGIGLAVALSILGAELYWMRRLQMKLSNYVDVDEPKMDNQSAFKLVYQGGNNVQIFLGVNYGSSDDSSDGEFCGFDEQAGDGAFPCKDAENIESFRSYFASLASAEQEADSSSYAAEIEPVLNKEQSNHSPSGGIPFSTREDEGSDDSFFGKEVVSPDAEITKRKSAETSFVRLSYSNRDKRHSAKFFLNTLGYGEHCGNIVYRMIDDTEDDEEAEPSTLKRGKYERSSDLRNSVKAHIAKYNSCISHYRRVHAPNRLYLPTDLSIIKMHKNYNETHEPGVSYQFYGRTLKSLNIAMVKLGHEECETCISAKLHQKTLGHSIEDLASSKSCAICRDFKEHRRLYTEARVEYEQDGESVTPGHVVLAVDLQKVIQLPRLDGLKTIVFSQRLIAFNETFAPVGKYAQSTPVVACV